The Dethiosulfovibrio peptidovorans DSM 11002 genome has a window encoding:
- the miaA gene encoding tRNA (adenosine(37)-N6)-dimethylallyltransferase MiaA, giving the protein MAIPILAVIGPTAVGKTSLSLDFAKALNGEVISVDSRQVYRYMDVGTDKVDHTTRREILHHLIDVVDPDETFNAADFAEQASAAVDRIRERGRVPILVGGTPFYYRAMLDEVLTIDVPSDPEIRRDLEAVGDEKNGPAKLHAILEEVDPDSASRLHVNDIVRVIRAIEIFRLSGKPSSWWRDRPKKESSRFAPLYFGLTRPREELHRTIAKRVHQQFHGGYPEEVRWLLDNGFSPELPSMKGFGYRELVLYHMGKMSLEEGIESDTVATRRFSKRQMTWFKKFSPAIWYDISEKEYNKVLSSMIDEAVRHLRAWGVVL; this is encoded by the coding sequence TTGGCTATACCGATATTGGCCGTCATAGGCCCTACCGCCGTGGGAAAGACCTCTTTGAGCCTGGATTTCGCCAAGGCACTGAACGGAGAGGTTATATCGGTGGACTCCAGACAGGTCTATCGCTATATGGATGTAGGCACCGATAAAGTGGATCATACGACCAGGAGAGAGATACTGCACCATCTCATAGACGTAGTCGATCCCGATGAGACCTTCAATGCTGCGGATTTCGCCGAACAGGCATCCGCTGCCGTAGATAGAATAAGGGAGAGAGGTAGGGTTCCCATCCTGGTGGGAGGAACGCCGTTTTACTACAGGGCCATGTTGGACGAGGTCCTTACGATCGACGTTCCCTCAGATCCGGAGATCCGAAGGGATCTGGAAGCCGTAGGAGACGAGAAGAACGGCCCTGCGAAGCTACATGCCATCTTGGAGGAGGTAGACCCAGATAGCGCCTCGAGGCTTCACGTCAACGATATAGTGAGGGTGATAAGGGCCATTGAGATATTCAGGCTCTCAGGCAAGCCCTCTTCCTGGTGGCGCGATCGTCCCAAGAAGGAGAGCAGCCGGTTCGCTCCGTTGTATTTCGGTCTGACCAGGCCAAGAGAAGAACTTCATCGAACGATAGCCAAGAGGGTTCATCAACAATTTCACGGTGGCTATCCCGAAGAAGTTCGCTGGCTTCTGGACAACGGTTTTTCTCCCGAACTCCCGTCCATGAAGGGATTTGGTTACAGAGAGCTGGTGCTCTACCACATGGGTAAGATGTCTCTGGAGGAGGGAATCGAGTCCGACACCGTGGCTACCAGACGGTTTTCCAAAAGACAGATGACCTGGTTTAAAAAATTTTCTCCTGCCATATGGTACGATATCTCGGAAAAAGAGTATAATAAAGTGTTGTCATCGATGATCGATGAGGCGGTGCGCCATCTTAGAGCCTGGGGTGTCGTCCTGTGA
- the ispH gene encoding 4-hydroxy-3-methylbut-2-enyl diphosphate reductase, translated as MKVVVAEPTGLCFGVKRAIRTMEEALEEKGRVFCIGSPIHNPQEVQRLVDKGLVVVEDDDRIPPDEPVFVRAHGISPDVHQRLQDKGARIIDGTCPFVRKAQEMAGRLSREGYYLVVLGDENHPEIKGILGYVEGPYLVVSGKKDLRAIDKIDKIGIISQTTQQESTLKELVSEAVGSAREIKVSNTICRATVERQEAVRRLAYKVDGIVIIGGHNSANTGKLFRIAQESGTPALWVEQADQLDGRWLSGKGTIGIAAGASTPDWLIKQLQQAML; from the coding sequence GTGAAAGTAGTTGTGGCAGAGCCCACGGGGCTTTGTTTCGGAGTTAAGAGGGCCATCCGTACGATGGAGGAAGCCTTGGAGGAGAAGGGAAGGGTCTTCTGTATAGGCAGTCCTATCCACAACCCTCAGGAGGTCCAGCGATTGGTGGACAAGGGGCTGGTCGTAGTGGAAGACGACGATCGGATCCCTCCTGACGAGCCCGTTTTCGTTAGGGCTCACGGAATATCTCCGGACGTGCACCAGCGGCTTCAGGATAAAGGCGCCCGTATAATAGACGGAACATGCCCTTTCGTTAGGAAAGCTCAGGAGATGGCTGGCAGGCTATCGAGAGAGGGATATTACCTCGTGGTCCTCGGCGATGAGAACCATCCGGAGATTAAGGGTATCCTCGGCTACGTGGAAGGACCCTATCTGGTGGTTTCAGGGAAAAAAGATCTCCGAGCTATTGATAAAATCGATAAAATTGGTATTATATCTCAGACGACCCAGCAGGAATCGACCCTCAAGGAGCTGGTGTCCGAGGCGGTCGGGTCGGCCAGAGAGATAAAGGTCTCCAACACCATATGCAGAGCGACCGTGGAGCGTCAGGAGGCCGTTCGCCGTTTGGCCTATAAGGTCGACGGTATAGTGATAATAGGTGGCCATAACAGTGCCAATACGGGGAAACTTTTCCGCATTGCGCAGGAGTCCGGCACCCCTGCGCTCTGGGTTGAGCAAGCGGATCAGCTCGACGGGAGGTGGTTGTCGGGAAAGGGTACGATAGGTATCGCCGCCGGTGCAAGTACGCCGGATTGGCTTATCAAACAATTACAACAAGCGATGCTTTAG